The genomic region CTATGCAGTTGTACAAGTATTTGAGGGAACAACTGGAATATCTGCTGTAGGCACAAAGGTTCGTTTCCTGGCAAGGACGCTCGAAGTAAAAGTATCAGATGAGATGCTTGGCAGAGTATTCAATGGACTAGGAGACCCGATTGATGGCGGTCCGCCAATAACGAGCGGAGTCTGGAGAGATATTAATGGCGACCCGCTTAACCCGGCTGCAAGAGAGTATCCAGAGGACTTCATACAGACCGGTGTATCGGCCATAGACGGTATGAACACTATGGTTCGTGGACAAAAGCTACCAATCTTCAGCGGAAGCGGTCTCCCGCACAACAAGCTAGCAGTACAGATCGCTAGGCAGGCAACCGTTAGAACCGGCGAAGAATTCGCAGTAGTCTTCGCCGCAATAGGCGTTATGCATGACGAAGCACTCTTCTTCAAGAAGTTCTTCGAGGAGACAGGCGCAATCAAGAGAGCAGCACTATTCATAAACCTTGCCGACGAGCCTGCAAGTGTCCGCCTCATCACTCCTCGACTTGCACTAACCTTGGCGGAGCACTTGGCATTCGACCTAGGGATGCACGTACTCGTAATACTAACTGATATGACGAACTACTGTGAGGCTCTTCGCGAAATAAGCGCAGCAAGAGAAGAGGTACCAGGCAGGCAGGGATATCCCGGCTACATGTATAGCGACCTCGCATCAATCTACGAGCGAGCTGGTAGAGCGAAAGGAAAGAAGGGTAGTATAACCCAGATGCCCATCCTAACGATGCCAAACGATGACATAACCCACCCAATACCGGACCTAACCGGCTACATAACGGAGGGCCAGATAGTACTCAGCAGGGAGCTACACAACAGGGGCATCTACCCACCAATAAACGTGCTAATGAGCCTCTCGCGACTAATGAAAGAAGGTATTGGCCCAGGAAAGACGCGTGAAGACCACGCAAATGTCTCAGACCAGCTCTACGCAGCATACAGCAGAGCAGTAGAACTCAGAAGCCTAGCAGCAATAGTCGGAGAAGAAAGCCTCTCGGAGATAGACAGGAAGTATCTAAGATTCGGAGAAGCATTCGAGCAAAGATTCCTCAGCCAAGGCTTCTTCGAGAATAGGAGCATAGAGGAAACACTAGACCTGGCATGGGAGATACTGGCTATACTGCCGGAGTCAGAGCTATACAAGATTAAAGACGAGTATATAAGAAAGTATCATCCAAAGTACCGCAAGAAACAGCAACAGCAGCAACAACAGTAAACATCATCCTCTAACCCGGCTTTTGAGCAACCTTAAACATAAGCGAAGCGGGGCTGTAACAAAATGTCATTAATGTTTGGCGGGCAACGTGTACTGCCGACGAAGATAAACCTTATCAGGCTACGCCGAGAATTAGCCACTATGAAGAGGATTCGGAAAGTTATAGAGGAGAAGAGAGACGTTATTCTCCTCTATATCCGACAACTAGCCGTTGAGTACAAAAAGGCTTACGAAGAAGCGGCTAAACAGCTTATGGATGCATACCAGGACTTCTTCCGAGCACTCGTATCAAGCGGTGGGCTCGAAAACATGCGCCCAATAATAGAGGCCATACCGTCAAGCCTTGAAATAGTCCAAGGCACGCGTATCCTCTTCGCCGTTAAGGCACCTACTTTTGAGCTAGTAAAGGAGAGCATGCCTGGAGCACCTGTTACAGCGACAAGGCTTACACCGGATCTTCTCCGCGCAAGGGATAGGCTTGTCTCAGTATTGAGTAGCTTCCTCAAAGTTGTTGGAACGGAGGCAGCTATTCGCAGACTACTGCAGGAGCTAAAAGATACACAGCGTCTACTGAACGCACTCGATTACAGCATCATTCCTGGCTATGAGCAAAGCATAAAATACATAAAGCTAGTACTTGATGACCGCATGAGAGAAGAAGTCATTAGGCTCAAGACGATGAAGCGCCGCTTGGCAAGAATGCGTGGAGCAGAAGGGCTAGCCTAAGGCTTACCTATTTTCTTTTCCCGGCCTTAGACTTTTCCAACAAAGAGGCCATGTTTCTCACCATAGCTCCTTACAAGCCTCTTTATAGCACCCGGGATCTTCGCGAAGAGTATGGAGTCAACAATATCCTTGCTCTTATTGACTGCCTGGTCTAGAAGATCTTCGTTAATGTATTCTAATACATACTTTGAGAAAATATGACTATAGCAATACTTCTTCTCAATAACACCACGCGTGTGCGTGGCAGGATAGTGTGTATCGCCTATACCTACTGCAACCCTTGTACAAGTGGTACTAGTCCAGTCGGAGCTAAGTACTCGGAAGACAGTCTCAGCCATAGCCTTGTGCGCATCTTCTCTAACCCATTCTTTCTCAGAGCTACCAATCTCTATGAATACTAGTGGCTTTTTCAAGCAAGTAGGACCGTGGTGAGTCGCTTCAAGAGTCACCTGGAATTCATCGATTAAGCCTTGCTCCTCTGCAACGATGCGATAGGTTCGGAGCAGCGCAGCTTGTAGGCGAGGCCAAGTATAAGATAGTTCCCAGGGATTTCCTCCAAGTTCTGCCTTCGGGCCAGGATTGCCAGTATAATGCACCGTGAGTGATGGTTTTCCTCCACTATGCCGGCTAAGAACTATATAAGCCTCCGCCTCCGTGGGGCTTGCCTCGTCAAGGAAGCTAAACTCAACAGTATCGGCGTCAAAGCCTGCGAGGTAAGCATTCACCTCATCGCTATAGAAACAGTTTTTAGCAAAGCGCAGCTCGCATTTATTCCACCTTGTTTTTGCTAAGAGTTTCTCCGCCGCGCCCCTACTAGCAGGGTCGCGTAACGAGTAAGCGATAAGTATAACCGGCTTCTTTTTGCCGACCGATTCTGGATCCATTTGTAACCCCTCTCCGCGAACTTGATGAAATGATTAAGGTAAGCTTTTTAGTCCTTTGGCCCAGCTCTTGTTCCTCGGTGGGCCAAAATGGCGCTCAATGCGAGGCTCTTAACGTTAACCCTCAGCCTTGCCCTACTAGGGTTCCTAGCAAGCATAGCTTACGCAGAGTCGGCTGCAGCTGCAAAGGCTTATGGAGCCGCAATAGCTATGGGGCTTAGCGCTATTGGTGCCGGCTATGCTATAGCTAAGGCAGGTGCGGCTGCAAGCGCTGCAACAGCCGAAAAGCCTGAAGTATCGGGCAAGCTGCTAATCTACCTAGTGCTCGGCGAAGGTATTGCGATCTATGGCCTTCTAATAGCAATATTGATACTCTTCGCACTCCACTAAGAGGCGTAATATACGCCGCTTTAGCAATTATTTTTTAGAAGCCTAGACGCCAAACCATGTTGCCCATAGTACTCGAAACATCTTTTCTCTACCTACGTCTCAAACATGCTGGGTAGAGAGTACTCCACGTCTAGAACACCCTGCACTGCTCCCCGGGTATAGGGATTGACGTGTTGGTGTAGCCTATGTGTGGTGCAGCGAGGGAAGTCCCTAGGAAGAAGTGGAGAGAGGAATTTTCTCGCTGGTTTGACTGGGTTTTAGAAGAGGCTGAGATTTACGACTATGGTCGGTACCCCGTTAAGGGTATGGGTATTTGGCTTCCCTATGGATTCCAGCTGCGTCGCCGCATTGTTGAACTCATAAGGGATGTACTTGACTCAACGGGCCACGAGGAAATCCTTATGCCGTTGCTCATCCCTGAGACCTTGCTGCGCAAGGAAAGTGAGCATATACGGGGCTTTGAGGGCGAGGTCTACTGGGTTACTCATGGAGGCAAAGAGCCTCTTGATATAAAGTTAGCCCTACGCCCTACAAGTGAGACTAGTATATCGTATATGGAGAGCTTCTGGATAAAGAGCTACAAGCAGCTACCAAAGAAGTACTACCAAATAGTCAGTATTTTCCGCTACGAGACCAAGGCTACGAGGCCATTGATACGCTTACGCGAAGTAACAACGTTTAAGGAAGCGCACACAGTTCACGACAGCTTTGAGGATGCGGATCGCCAGGTTGCAGAGGCGATTGAACTCTACAAGAAGATATTCGATGAGCTGGGGATACCCTACGTTATAAGCCGGCGACCGGAGTGGGACAAGTTTGCAGGAGCGCTCTACACAGTAGCATTTGACACCGTGATGCCGGATGGCAGAACCTTACAGATAGGAACAGTTCACCATCTTGGGCAAAACTTTACGGTGCCATTCGAGATTAGGATACAGCTCAGCGACGAGAGCCTTGACTACGCCTGGCAGACGAGCTACGGGCTAAGCGACAGACTCGTCGCTACTACTATAGCCATGCACGGTGATGATAGAGGTGCGGTAATGCCGCCAAACGTGGCTCCAATACAGGTTGTAGTTGTCCCCATACCTGCTGGCTCGGAAGAGGAGAGGAAACAGCTTCAAGAATACCTTGGAAAGGTCTCTGAGAAGTTAAGAGAGATGAAGATACGGTATCACGTAGACGATAGAGACGATGTACGTCCGGGTAGAAAGTTCTATGAGTGGGAGGCCCGCGGGGTACCTGTACGCCTTGAAGTAGGGCCTCGCGAGGCTAGGAACAGTACAGTGGTAATAGCGCGGAGGGACACCTTTGAAAAGATAGAAGTGAAGCTCGAGGAGCTGCCCTCTAAGCTGCAAGACGTGATGGAGGATATAAGGCGTAATCTACGTGAACGAGCATGGAAATGGCTGCGTTCAATGGTCAAGAGGGCTGAGACCATAGAAGAGGCCAAGAGGATAATTGAGGAAGAGAGGGGAATAGTTGAGCTGCCTTGGTGTGGTAGAGAAGAATGTGGGCTAAAGCTAGAAGAACTTGTGGATGCTGGGGTTCTCGGCTCGCCCCTAGAGAAACCAGAGTGGGTTAATGGTAAACGCTGCCCTGTATGCGGCCGACCCGCCGTGACAAGTATAAGGGTTGCGAAGAAGTACTAGCTTCGTCACCTACTTCTATAAAGAGCCGTAGTGCTTTCTCAAGAACCTTTCCAAGATCGTTATGGCCCTCGTTTTTGGCGATCTCTTCGAGCAGTTTTGCCTCGTCCTCACTTAGTGCTACGGCTACAAGAACCTTGGCCACTCCGCACTCCCCCGGGAGAAACTACTGCATGGTAGTACCCTAACAAGCTACTAGCCTCTAGCCTGACAGGCAAATATCCTGAAGCCGCCATGGAGGACTACCCACGGTAATACCAAGAACTCCGATGAAAGCGATGTGGCGTGTCCCGGAAGCGAAGGGCTTGCCTATGCGGGAAGAATACCATACCTAGCTCCACAGCCTAACTAAAGCAAGGTTTAAGCCTCGTGCTCAGCGGCCTGGCTCCGCCCATCGGGTGCGCAGAGACCCTTAGCCGCTTTTAACCGTCATCACAGCCCGTATAACTAAGAACCACAGCTAAAGGTGATATCTAGCTTTCCTCCATTAAGGGATAGAATGGCTCCAAGGGATCAGCAATTCGCTGCTAGGCATCTGGTGCAGCATAGGTAAGCGTATGGGGGCACGCTGATACGATAACACGTGGTGGTGAAGCCCTGACTTTTCGCAAGACATGGCTTCTAACGGGCTACAGTTTCGACAACGAACCCAAAAACATTGCTGTAATCCCTATCGGCAGCTTTGAGAGACATGGAAACCACCTACCCCTAGGAACAGACACCATAGAAGCCGAGTACATTGCTTCAAAAGTAGCAGAGAAACTTGGTGCACACCTCTATCCCCCAATCTGGTATGGTTGTTCAAGACACCTTGAAGAGTTCCCTGGAACAATTAGTGTGGATGAGGAGAGCTTTGCAACCTATGTTGAAGGAGTTCTTGAGGGCATAGTACGTCAAGGCTACCGCTTGCTCGTCGTAATCAATGGGCACGGAGGTAACACGTGTGTATTAAGAACGGTTGCTTCGAGAGTCTCAAGCAAGTCCGATACCGCGGTAATGGTTATTGATTGGTGGCGTGATGTTGCGCAAGAGGTTCGGCAGAGGCTCTTCAAATCACCCGGTCATGCCGGCGAGGACGAGACCAGTGCTATGCTCTACATAGTTCCGGAGGCAGTTGACATATCGAAGGCTATTGATTATTCTGCGCCGTTTGCTCCGAGGGTAGCAGTTTACTCGCGCAGGCTCACAAGGCTCCTTTACCCGGAGGCCGTTCTCGGAGAAGCATCCAAGGCTTCAAGGGAAAAGGGAGAAGAGTGGTTGAACTCCGTAATTAGCGAAATAGTCGAAATAGTGAGAGAAACTTATAGGGCCCTATATGGCGAAGACCAGTAACGCGCAACGTATCACGGCGCGAGG from Pyrofollis japonicus harbors:
- the proS gene encoding proline--tRNA ligase; protein product: MCGAAREVPRKKWREEFSRWFDWVLEEAEIYDYGRYPVKGMGIWLPYGFQLRRRIVELIRDVLDSTGHEEILMPLLIPETLLRKESEHIRGFEGEVYWVTHGGKEPLDIKLALRPTSETSISYMESFWIKSYKQLPKKYYQIVSIFRYETKATRPLIRLREVTTFKEAHTVHDSFEDADRQVAEAIELYKKIFDELGIPYVISRRPEWDKFAGALYTVAFDTVMPDGRTLQIGTVHHLGQNFTVPFEIRIQLSDESLDYAWQTSYGLSDRLVATTIAMHGDDRGAVMPPNVAPIQVVVVPIPAGSEEERKQLQEYLGKVSEKLREMKIRYHVDDRDDVRPGRKFYEWEARGVPVRLEVGPREARNSTVVIARRDTFEKIEVKLEELPSKLQDVMEDIRRNLRERAWKWLRSMVKRAETIEEAKRIIEEERGIVELPWCGREECGLKLEELVDAGVLGSPLEKPEWVNGKRCPVCGRPAVTSIRVAKKY
- a CDS encoding D-aminoacyl-tRNA deacylase — translated: MDPESVGKKKPVILIAYSLRDPASRGAAEKLLAKTRWNKCELRFAKNCFYSDEVNAYLAGFDADTVEFSFLDEASPTEAEAYIVLSRHSGGKPSLTVHYTGNPGPKAELGGNPWELSYTWPRLQAALLRTYRIVAEEQGLIDEFQVTLEATHHGPTCLKKPLVFIEIGSSEKEWVREDAHKAMAETVFRVLSSDWTSTTCTRVAVGIGDTHYPATHTRGVIEKKYCYSHIFSKYVLEYINEDLLDQAVNKSKDIVDSILFAKIPGAIKRLVRSYGEKHGLFVGKV
- a CDS encoding creatininase family protein; the encoded protein is MAVIPIGSFERHGNHLPLGTDTIEAEYIASKVAEKLGAHLYPPIWYGCSRHLEEFPGTISVDEESFATYVEGVLEGIVRQGYRLLVVINGHGGNTCVLRTVASRVSSKSDTAVMVIDWWRDVAQEVRQRLFKSPGHAGEDETSAMLYIVPEAVDISKAIDYSAPFAPRVAVYSRRLTRLLYPEAVLGEASKASREKGEEWLNSVISEIVEIVRETYRALYGEDQ
- a CDS encoding V-type ATP synthase subunit B encodes the protein MAETSTRVVREYETIREVRGPLVIVEGISDAAYDEIVEVELPNREKRRGRVLETAQGYAVVQVFEGTTGISAVGTKVRFLARTLEVKVSDEMLGRVFNGLGDPIDGGPPITSGVWRDINGDPLNPAAREYPEDFIQTGVSAIDGMNTMVRGQKLPIFSGSGLPHNKLAVQIARQATVRTGEEFAVVFAAIGVMHDEALFFKKFFEETGAIKRAALFINLADEPASVRLITPRLALTLAEHLAFDLGMHVLVILTDMTNYCEALREISAAREEVPGRQGYPGYMYSDLASIYERAGRAKGKKGSITQMPILTMPNDDITHPIPDLTGYITEGQIVLSRELHNRGIYPPINVLMSLSRLMKEGIGPGKTREDHANVSDQLYAAYSRAVELRSLAAIVGEESLSEIDRKYLRFGEAFEQRFLSQGFFENRSIEETLDLAWEILAILPESELYKIKDEYIRKYHPKYRKKQQQQQQQ
- a CDS encoding V-type ATP synthase subunit D, with the translated sequence MSLMFGGQRVLPTKINLIRLRRELATMKRIRKVIEEKRDVILLYIRQLAVEYKKAYEEAAKQLMDAYQDFFRALVSSGGLENMRPIIEAIPSSLEIVQGTRILFAVKAPTFELVKESMPGAPVTATRLTPDLLRARDRLVSVLSSFLKVVGTEAAIRRLLQELKDTQRLLNALDYSIIPGYEQSIKYIKLVLDDRMREEVIRLKTMKRRLARMRGAEGLA
- a CDS encoding ATP synthase subunit C → MALNARLLTLTLSLALLGFLASIAYAESAAAAKAYGAAIAMGLSAIGAGYAIAKAGAAASAATAEKPEVSGKLLIYLVLGEGIAIYGLLIAILILFALH